From Actinopolymorpha cephalotaxi, one genomic window encodes:
- a CDS encoding glutamate--cysteine ligase family protein, whose amino-acid sequence MGQDIKPRSFSPEDRALFRDKLRRCLRAFVRMSEEGRFEVRRPFTGFEIEFNLVDERGDPSLTNSEVLAAIDDESFQTELAQYNVEINVEPRRLRGSALREFEDDLLTRLETAGAKARAVGPELVMVGILPTVTPDHMGAETLSPKTRYRMLNEQIIAERGENIRIGLEGVEKLELTSDSVVPESTCTSTQLHVEVSEGAFPAYWNAAQAIAGPQVAVCANSPFLFQKELWRETRIKLFEQSIDTRSVELTEQGVRPRVWFGERWLESVTDLFEENQRYFSPLLPELADEDPLEVLDRGGTPRLAELSLHSGTIYRWNRPVYDVADERPHLRIENRILPAGPTVVDTMANAAFYFGLVRRLAADEQPVWSRLSFEAAEDNFLCGAREGIGARLQWPGLGEVGAAELTLDTLLPLAYEGLDRWGVDPADRDRLLGVIEQRCRTGRNGAEWQAAVFHRLYDGSGLSRLDALRAMTARYVEHMRSNAPVHTWPLD is encoded by the coding sequence CGGGTTCGAGATCGAGTTCAACCTCGTCGACGAGCGCGGTGACCCCTCTCTCACCAACAGCGAGGTGCTGGCCGCGATCGACGACGAGTCGTTCCAGACCGAGCTCGCCCAGTACAACGTCGAGATCAACGTCGAGCCGCGCCGGCTACGCGGCAGCGCACTGCGGGAGTTCGAGGACGACCTGCTGACCCGCCTGGAGACCGCCGGCGCCAAGGCCAGGGCCGTCGGCCCGGAGCTGGTGATGGTCGGGATCCTGCCGACGGTGACACCGGACCACATGGGCGCGGAGACGCTTTCGCCGAAGACCCGTTACCGGATGCTCAACGAGCAGATCATCGCCGAGCGGGGAGAGAACATCCGCATCGGACTCGAGGGCGTGGAGAAGCTCGAGCTGACCAGCGACTCGGTGGTGCCGGAGTCGACGTGCACGAGCACCCAGCTGCACGTGGAGGTCAGCGAGGGTGCCTTCCCGGCGTACTGGAACGCGGCCCAGGCCATCGCCGGCCCACAGGTGGCCGTGTGCGCCAACTCGCCGTTCCTGTTCCAGAAGGAGCTCTGGCGCGAGACCCGGATCAAGCTGTTCGAGCAGTCGATCGACACCCGCAGCGTCGAGCTGACCGAGCAGGGGGTCCGCCCGCGGGTGTGGTTCGGCGAACGCTGGCTGGAATCCGTGACCGACCTCTTCGAGGAGAACCAGCGCTACTTCTCGCCGCTGCTGCCCGAACTCGCCGACGAGGATCCGCTGGAGGTCCTCGACCGGGGCGGTACACCTCGGCTGGCCGAGCTCTCCCTGCACAGCGGCACCATCTACCGCTGGAACCGCCCGGTCTACGACGTCGCCGACGAGCGCCCGCACCTGCGGATCGAAAACCGCATCCTGCCCGCCGGGCCGACCGTCGTCGACACGATGGCGAACGCCGCCTTCTACTTCGGTCTCGTCCGCCGCCTGGCCGCGGACGAGCAGCCGGTGTGGTCCCGGCTTTCCTTCGAGGCGGCCGAGGACAACTTCCTGTGTGGCGCGCGCGAGGGCATCGGTGCCCGGCTGCAGTGGCCCGGACTCGGTGAGGTCGGGGCGGCCGAGCTCACCCTGGACACACTGCTGCCGCTGGCGTACGAAGGCCTGGACCGCTGGGGGGTCGACCCCGCCGATCGCGATCGGCTGCTCGGCGTGATCGAGCAGCGCTGCCGTACCGGCCGGAACGGGGCGGAGTGGCAGGCGGCGGTGTTCCACCGGCTGTACGACGGCAGTGGACTCTCCCGACTGGACGCCCTGCGGGCGATGACCGCCCGGTACGTCGAGCACATGCGCTCCAACGCACCCGTGCACACCTGGCCGCTCGACTGA
- a CDS encoding WhiB family transcriptional regulator, with translation MPIRQRSTRPGGRRLIVVEPFLEWHEQAACCDEPSELFYGPEGESQHERLAREARALAVCNQCPVRTPCQKHALKRPESYGVWGGTTESSRSAARRSGTEAPRRKQVVAVE, from the coding sequence ATGCCCATCAGACAGCGATCCACCCGTCCAGGCGGACGGCGCCTCATTGTCGTCGAGCCGTTCCTGGAGTGGCACGAGCAAGCGGCGTGCTGTGACGAGCCGTCCGAACTCTTCTACGGACCGGAGGGTGAGTCCCAGCACGAGCGGCTGGCCCGCGAAGCACGCGCCCTGGCCGTCTGCAACCAGTGCCCTGTCCGTACACCATGCCAGAAACACGCCCTGAAGCGTCCCGAATCCTACGGCGTGTGGGGCGGCACCACCGAGTCGTCACGTTCCGCCGCTCGGCGCTCGGGCACCGAGGCGCCGCGCCGGAAGCAGGTCGTGGCCGTCGAGTAG
- a CDS encoding universal stress protein, whose protein sequence is MSAIVVGYVDKPEGRAALRRAATEAKLRQARLVVVNAQGAGAQGAVEADEAVAGVRAELDAHGLGYEYRELGQGAEPADDLIAVADEVAAEFIVIGLRRRSPVGKLILGSNAQRILLDASCPVLAVKADPDV, encoded by the coding sequence ATGTCGGCGATCGTCGTCGGATACGTCGACAAACCGGAGGGGCGTGCCGCCCTCCGCCGTGCCGCCACCGAGGCCAAACTCCGCCAGGCCAGACTCGTCGTGGTCAACGCCCAGGGCGCCGGCGCCCAGGGCGCCGTGGAGGCCGACGAGGCCGTTGCCGGAGTCCGCGCCGAGTTGGACGCGCACGGACTGGGCTACGAGTACCGCGAACTGGGGCAGGGCGCCGAGCCGGCCGACGACCTGATCGCGGTCGCCGACGAGGTGGCCGCCGAGTTCATCGTGATCGGTCTCCGCAGGCGTTCGCCGGTAGGAAAGTTGATTCTGGGCAGTAACGCCCAGCGAATTCTTCTGGACGCCTCGTGCCCGGTGCTGGCGGTCAAGGCCGACCCCGACGTCTGA
- a CDS encoding RNA polymerase sigma factor, whose amino-acid sequence MSSRTSRNAQLLDSPEVQRLVDQGRERGHVTAEEVRGACEEVGIDKTQWAHLLRYLGEEGVTVSVDSTTQTTRKRVAAAASRRAAAVTQSAATPAKPAAAPAHKTRKVKEAPTTPPAAAKVAAVGDVAQPTELSTEAPEAAEPTEAELAAGSTPDAEVSAVTARPAAKRAGAKTAKKAVGAKGKKAVSGKAGGDAGTEGEADTDAEFNPELEEEGFVLSEGDDADEPEQQVMVAGATADPVKDYLKQIGKVPLLNAEQEVELAKRIEAGLFAEEKLGGEAGAPPADLVTEFEWIAEDGHKAKNHLLEANLRLVVSLAKRYTGRGMLFLDLIQEGNLGLIRAVEKFDYTKGYKFSTYATWWIRQAITRAMADQARTIRIPVHMVEVINKLARVQRQMLQDLGREPTPEELAKELDMTPEKVIEVQKYGREPISLHTPLGEDGDSEFGDLIEDSEAIVPADAVSFTLLQEQLHAVLDTLSEREAGVVSMRFGLTDGQPKTLDEIGKVYGVTRERIRQIESKTMSKLRHPSRSQVLRDYLD is encoded by the coding sequence GTGTCGTCCCGCACGTCCCGGAATGCCCAGCTTCTTGACAGCCCGGAAGTCCAGCGACTCGTCGACCAAGGTCGCGAGCGTGGGCACGTCACCGCCGAGGAGGTGCGTGGCGCGTGTGAGGAAGTCGGTATCGACAAGACCCAATGGGCTCACCTGCTGCGGTACCTCGGTGAGGAAGGTGTGACCGTGTCGGTCGACTCCACAACTCAGACGACCCGCAAGCGGGTGGCCGCGGCCGCCTCTCGCCGGGCCGCCGCTGTCACCCAGAGCGCCGCGACCCCAGCCAAGCCGGCCGCTGCTCCGGCCCACAAGACCCGCAAGGTCAAGGAAGCCCCCACCACGCCTCCGGCCGCCGCCAAGGTGGCCGCTGTCGGCGACGTGGCCCAGCCCACCGAGCTGTCCACCGAGGCGCCCGAGGCCGCCGAGCCCACCGAGGCCGAACTCGCCGCCGGGAGCACCCCCGACGCCGAGGTCTCCGCGGTGACCGCCCGGCCCGCTGCCAAGCGCGCCGGTGCCAAGACCGCGAAGAAGGCCGTCGGGGCCAAGGGCAAGAAGGCCGTGTCCGGCAAGGCCGGCGGCGACGCCGGGACCGAGGGTGAGGCCGACACCGACGCCGAGTTCAACCCTGAGCTGGAGGAGGAGGGGTTCGTCCTCTCCGAGGGCGACGACGCCGACGAGCCCGAGCAGCAGGTGATGGTCGCCGGCGCCACCGCCGACCCGGTGAAGGACTACCTCAAGCAGATCGGCAAGGTCCCCCTGCTGAACGCCGAGCAGGAGGTCGAGCTGGCCAAGCGGATCGAGGCCGGCCTGTTCGCCGAGGAGAAGCTCGGCGGCGAGGCCGGAGCGCCTCCCGCGGACCTGGTGACCGAGTTCGAGTGGATCGCTGAGGACGGCCACAAGGCCAAGAACCACCTGCTGGAGGCCAACCTCCGCCTCGTGGTGTCGCTGGCCAAGCGTTACACCGGCCGCGGCATGCTCTTCCTGGACCTGATCCAGGAAGGCAACCTCGGCCTCATCCGCGCGGTGGAGAAGTTCGACTACACCAAGGGCTACAAGTTCTCGACGTACGCGACCTGGTGGATCCGGCAGGCGATCACCCGCGCGATGGCCGACCAGGCCCGCACGATCCGCATTCCGGTGCACATGGTCGAGGTGATCAACAAGCTCGCCCGGGTCCAGCGGCAGATGCTGCAGGACCTCGGCCGCGAGCCCACCCCGGAGGAGCTGGCCAAGGAACTCGACATGACCCCGGAGAAGGTCATCGAGGTCCAGAAGTACGGCCGGGAGCCGATCTCGCTGCACACCCCGCTCGGCGAGGACGGTGACTCCGAGTTCGGTGACCTGATCGAGGACTCCGAGGCGATCGTTCCGGCCGACGCGGTCTCGTTCACGCTCCTGCAGGAGCAGTTGCACGCCGTGCTGGACACGCTCAGTGAGCGTGAGGCTGGCGTGGTCTCCATGCGGTTCGGGCTCACCGACGGCCAGCCCAAGACCCTCGACGAGATCGGCAAGGTCTACGGCGTGACCCGCGAGCGGATCCGCCAGATCGAGTCCAAGACGATGTCCAAGTTGCGGCATCCGTCCCGTTCGCAGGTTCTGCGCGACTATCTCGACTGA